One Schistocerca cancellata isolate TAMUIC-IGC-003103 chromosome 1, iqSchCanc2.1, whole genome shotgun sequence genomic region harbors:
- the LOC126133603 gene encoding fibroin heavy chain-like — protein MECTCGKDIGQGRGKGGGQETPQGGGPQESPRGQGGARVPSGAGGGPQESPRGQGGARVPSGAGGAIVPSGAGAAIVPSGAGAAIVPSGAGAAIVPSGAGAAIVPSGAGAAIVPSGAGAAIVPSGAGAAIVPSGAGAAIVPSGAGAAIVPSGAGAAIVPSGAGAAIVPSGAGAAIVPSGAGAAIVPSGAGAAIVPSGAGAAIVPSGAGGAIVPSGAGAGGAIVPSGAGAGGAIVPSGAGAGGRHCPRGGGGAPLSPRGRGRGAPLSPRGRGAPLSPRGRGAPLSLRGRGWGAQESPQAVGAQESPQAVGAQESPQAVGAQESPQAVGAQESPQAVGAQESPQAVGAQESPQAVGAQESPQAVGAQESPQAVGAQESPQAVGAQESPQAVGAQESPQAVGAQESPQAVGAQESPQAVGAQESPQAVGAQESPQAVGAQESPQAVGAQESPQAVGAQESPQAVGAQESPQAVGAQESPQAVGAQESPQAVGAQESPQAVGAQESPQAVGAQESPQAVGAQESPQAVGAQESPQAVGAQESPQAVGAQESPQAVGAQESPQAVGAQESPQAVGAQESPQAVGAQESPQAVGAQESPQAVGAQESPQAVGAQESPQAVGAQESPQAVGAQESPQAVGAQESPQAVGAQESPQAVGAQESPQAVGAQESPQAVGAGPISSIDTARRGRAQVTARGDTRPAASDHTGGVSPRAATDTRPAAAGHVAEGH, from the exons ATGGAGTGCACTTGTGGGAAGGATATTGGTCAG gggagggggaagggtggggggcaAGAGACCCCTCAGGGGGGGGGGCCGCAAGAGTCCCCTCGGGGGCAGgggggcgcaagagtcccctccggggcggggggggggccgcAAGAGTCCCCTCGGGGGCAGgggggcgcaagagtcccctcCGGGGCGGGGGGCGCCATTGTCCCCTCGGGGGCGGGGGCCGCCATTGTCCCCTCGGGGGCGGGGGCCGCCATTGTCCCCTCGGGGGCGGGGGCCGCCATTGTCCCCTCGGGGGCGGGGGCCGCCATTGTCCCCTCGGGGGCGGGGGCCGCCATTGTCCCCTCGGGGGCGGGGGCCGCCATTGTCCCCTCGGGGGCGGGGGCCGCCATTGTCCCCTCGGGGGCGGGGGCCGCCATTGTCCCCTCGGGGGCGGGGGCCGCCATTGTCCCCTCGGGGGCGGGGGCCGCCATTGTCCCCTCGGGGGCGGGGGCCGCCATTGTCCCCTCGGGGGCGGGGGCCGCCATTGTCCCCTCGGGGGCGGGGGCCGCCATTGTCCCCTCGGGGGCGGGGGCCGCCATTGTCCCCTCGGGGGCGGGGGCCGCCATTGTCCCCTCGGGGGCGGGGGGCGCCATTGTCCcctcgggggcgggggcggggggcgccattgtcccctcgggggcgggggcggggggcgccattgtcccctcgggggcgggggcgggggggcgcCATTGTCCCCGCGGGGGCGGGGGGGCGCCATTGTCCcctcgggggcgggggcggggggcgcCATTGTCCCCGCGGGGGCGGGGGGCGCCATTGTCCCCTCGGGGGCGGGGGGCGCCATTGTCCCTtcgggggcgggggtggggagcgcaagagtcccctcaggcggtgggggcgcaagagtcccctcaggcggtgggggcgcaagagtcccctcaggcggtgggggcgcaagagtcccctcaggcggtgggggcgcaagagtcccctcaggcggtgggggcgcaagagtcccctcaggcggtgggggcgcaagagtcccctcaggcggtgggggcgcaagagtcccctcaggcggtgggggcgcaagagtcccctcaggcggtgggggcgcaagagtcccctcaggcggtgggggcgcaagagtcccctcaggcggtgggggcgcaagagtcccctcaggcggtgggggcgcaagagtcccctcaggcggtgggggcgcaagagtcccctcaggcggtgggggcgcaagagtcccctcaggcggtgggggcgcaagagtcccctcaggcggtgggggcgcaagagtcccctcaggcggtgggggcgcaagagtcccctcaggcggtgggggcgcaagagtcccctcaggcggtgggggcgcaagagtcccctcaggcggtgggggcgcaagagtcccctcaggcggtgggggcgcaagagtcccctcaggcggtgggggcgcaagagtcccctcaggcggtgggggcgcaagagtcccctcaggcggtgggggcgcaagagtcccctcaggcggtgggggcgcaagagtcccctcaggcggtgggggcgcaagagtcccctcaggcggtgggggcgcaagagtcccctcaggcggtgggggcgcaagagtcccctcaggcggtgggggcgcaagagtcccctcaggcggtgggggcgcaagagtcccctcaggcggtgggggcgcaagagtcccctcaggcggtgggggcgcaagagtcccctcaggcggtgggggcgcaagagtcccctcaggcggtgggggcgcaagagtcccctcaggcggtgggggcgcaagagtcccctcaggcggtgggggcgcaagagtcccctcaggcggtgggggcgcaagagtcccctcaggcggtgggggcgcaagagtcccctcaggcggtgggggcgcaagagtcccctcaggcggtgggggcgcaagagtcccctcaggcggtgggggcgcaagagtcccctcaggcggtgggggc cggcccCATCTCGTCCATCGATACTGCACGGCGCGGCCGTGCCCAGGTCACGGCACGCGGCGACACGCGGCCAGCTGCGAGCGACCACACAGGTGGCGTCTCGCCGCGGGCTGCCACCGACACGAGGCCCGCGGCTGCAGGGCACGTGGCTGAAGGCCACTAG